The following are encoded together in the Candidatus Methylomirabilis oxygeniifera genome:
- a CDS encoding protein of unknown function (Evidence 5 : No homology to any previously reported sequences): MLVLLAPLHATAQEASVGSLWQKALEHIETNDNQAIPLLDDLRHREGFSRAHEAHFLLGVALYRQKQWQEAADVLEAAAAQEPLLGDYALHYAASAYQTLGLNAQALAVLSRLLHEHPDSLLTERARQERARLYLGANQLTQAEEAYRDYLARASNEARRREALLALAEIALKLVPDPDRGADKRREADALLRELWLKHPGTWEAARAGELLASMAEAPPFTADEQFERALSLYRSSQYSLAITAFAPFLDEGSRPFDGGQDRFTSRARLWSGISHFQRRDYRLAISLLSPMGQDRSLYSAEALYWIGRSYARVDDREQAVMAWTRLIDIYPNSPFTAESLYLMALQHIDNSQPKRAIQTLDRLIRNYQSSRFIDAALWARAWIHYRQSALKRALADLQRLQARGASDPRFQVQVLYWQGRVFEGLKKRKKATETYRRLLSIHSDDDYYAEQTYRRLRTLGQRAAQTRMPVTRREVGGGKRLESPPATLQPIACSSSPVPCSSGVAKARLLTELKLGEEASEEFRALAGRYADDRGVLYEACSALLDLGYLEKGVRIAKRLLRPLYLQTRPAEPIPGYWECLYPLGYWELVQEQSARYTLDPYLVVALIREESAFGERVVSSSGAVGLMQLLPTTANGLVNNTGKPVEPVKLDVPPTNIALGTRYLAMMIKEFKGNRARALAAYNAGPNQVRRWLERLGDRVDDEFIEEIPFAETRAYVKRVLGSYYRYRTQYGKESGG, from the coding sequence TTGCTGGTGCTGCTGGCGCCGTTGCACGCCACCGCCCAGGAGGCGTCGGTCGGATCCTTATGGCAAAAGGCGCTCGAACACATCGAGACCAACGATAACCAGGCGATACCCCTGCTCGACGATCTGCGCCACCGCGAGGGCTTCTCCAGGGCGCACGAGGCCCACTTCCTCCTGGGTGTGGCGCTATACAGACAGAAGCAGTGGCAGGAGGCCGCCGACGTATTGGAGGCAGCGGCCGCGCAGGAACCGCTGCTTGGCGACTATGCCCTGCACTATGCCGCATCTGCCTACCAAACCCTTGGTCTGAACGCTCAGGCGCTGGCGGTGCTCTCACGTCTGCTTCATGAGCACCCGGACAGTCTGCTCACCGAACGAGCTCGACAGGAGCGTGCACGGCTCTATCTCGGCGCAAATCAGCTTACGCAAGCCGAGGAGGCATACCGGGATTACCTGGCTCGCGCTTCGAATGAGGCGAGACGGCGAGAGGCGCTACTTGCACTGGCGGAGATCGCCCTGAAACTTGTCCCCGACCCCGATCGGGGAGCAGATAAACGACGGGAAGCCGACGCGTTGTTACGCGAGCTGTGGCTCAAGCATCCGGGAACCTGGGAGGCTGCGCGGGCCGGCGAACTCCTGGCCTCGATGGCGGAGGCGCCGCCCTTCACGGCTGATGAGCAGTTCGAGCGAGCGCTCAGTCTGTACCGCAGCAGTCAGTACAGCCTGGCAATTACTGCATTTGCGCCCTTCTTAGACGAAGGCTCTCGCCCCTTCGACGGGGGCCAGGACAGGTTTACCTCGCGCGCAAGACTGTGGAGCGGTATCAGCCATTTTCAACGCCGGGATTACCGCCTGGCCATCAGCCTCTTGTCGCCTATGGGTCAGGACCGCTCGCTGTATTCGGCGGAAGCGCTGTACTGGATCGGACGAAGCTATGCCAGAGTTGATGACCGCGAACAGGCTGTCATGGCGTGGACCCGCCTGATCGATATCTACCCAAACAGCCCCTTCACTGCGGAGTCGCTCTACCTGATGGCGCTCCAGCACATCGACAACAGCCAACCGAAGCGGGCAATACAAACCCTGGATCGGCTCATCAGAAATTACCAGTCGAGCCGGTTCATCGACGCCGCGTTGTGGGCCCGGGCCTGGATTCATTACAGGCAGTCGGCGCTCAAACGAGCACTCGCCGATTTACAACGACTCCAGGCGAGAGGTGCGTCAGATCCGCGATTTCAAGTGCAAGTCCTGTATTGGCAGGGGCGGGTCTTTGAAGGCCTGAAAAAAAGAAAAAAGGCAACGGAGACGTACCGGAGGCTGCTCAGTATTCACAGCGACGACGACTATTACGCCGAACAGACGTATCGCCGCCTCAGGACGCTGGGCCAAAGGGCCGCGCAGACTCGCATGCCTGTCACGAGGCGGGAGGTAGGAGGCGGGAAGCGGTTGGAATCTCCACCCGCCACCCTCCAGCCCATAGCCTGTTCTTCATCCCCTGTACCCTGCTCGTCAGGGGTCGCAAAAGCTAGGCTACTCACGGAGTTGAAACTGGGGGAAGAGGCATCGGAGGAGTTCCGGGCTCTCGCCGGGAGGTATGCGGACGACCGTGGGGTCTTATATGAGGCCTGTAGCGCGTTGCTTGACTTGGGATATCTCGAAAAAGGTGTGCGGATCGCAAAGCGCCTCCTTCGCCCACTGTACCTACAAACTCGACCCGCTGAGCCGATACCAGGGTACTGGGAGTGCCTTTACCCGCTTGGATATTGGGAACTGGTACAAGAGCAGAGTGCGCGTTATACCCTTGATCCGTACCTGGTGGTGGCACTGATCCGGGAGGAGAGTGCGTTTGGTGAACGGGTCGTATCATCTTCCGGGGCCGTCGGGTTGATGCAACTGCTCCCCACAACCGCTAACGGCCTGGTCAATAATACGGGAAAACCGGTGGAACCGGTGAAGCTCGACGTACCGCCAACTAATATCGCGCTCGGCACTCGATACCTGGCAATGATGATCAAGGAGTTCAAGGGCAATCGGGCCAGGGCGTTGGCCGCATACAATGCCGGGCCGAACCAGGTGCGCCGATGGTTAGAACGGTTGGGGGATCGAGTTGATGATGAGTTCATTGAAGAGATCCCATTCGCAGAAACAAGAGCGTATGTAAAGCGTGTTCTTGGAAGCTATTATCGCTACCGTACGCAGTATGGCAAAGAATCAGGTGGTTAG
- the mtnA gene encoding 5-methylthioribose-1-phosphate isomerase (MTNA) (Evidence 2a : Function of homologous gene experimentally demonstrated in an other organism; PubMedId : 14551435, 15215245; Product type e : enzyme), translating to MFETIEWTSAGMVRLLDQRRLPAEEVYVECRDAAAVAQAIRSMQIRGAPAIGVAGAMGLALAAQSIQASSFEEFDAELSRHGEALRRTRPTAVNLAWGIERMLRCAQQHKALPIAELVEALIREAQQIREEDIRDNRAIGAYGQGLIPDGAAVLTHCNAGALATAGYGTALGVIRAAHAAGTRLSVWAGETRPFLQGARLTAWELQQDGIPVTLITDNMAGHLMQRGEIDLVIVGADRIARNGDVANKIGTYTLAVLAQAHGLPFYVAAPLSTLDLSLRDGEAIPIEERDPKEVTDWAGVRTAPVGVRARNPVFDVTPHRYITALITDRGIVRSPYDSGLSALTGIGPSGRV from the coding sequence ATGTTTGAGACCATCGAATGGACATCGGCAGGCATGGTCCGGCTTTTGGATCAACGCCGGTTGCCGGCGGAGGAAGTGTATGTGGAGTGCCGCGATGCGGCGGCGGTCGCGCAGGCAATCCGGTCGATGCAGATTCGCGGAGCCCCGGCGATCGGTGTGGCCGGCGCCATGGGCTTGGCGTTAGCGGCGCAGTCGATTCAGGCAAGCAGTTTCGAGGAGTTCGATGCGGAGTTATCGCGCCATGGCGAGGCGCTGCGCCGGACCCGCCCTACAGCCGTGAATCTGGCATGGGGGATCGAGCGGATGCTGCGGTGCGCTCAGCAGCATAAGGCCCTCCCGATCGCCGAGCTCGTTGAGGCCCTCATTCGGGAGGCGCAACAGATCCGGGAGGAAGACATCCGGGACAACCGGGCGATCGGCGCATACGGCCAAGGACTGATCCCCGATGGAGCCGCCGTCCTGACTCACTGTAATGCCGGGGCCCTGGCAACCGCCGGCTATGGAACCGCCCTAGGAGTGATCCGCGCGGCGCACGCGGCCGGGACCAGACTGTCGGTGTGGGCCGGTGAGACCAGACCGTTTCTGCAAGGCGCCAGACTGACCGCCTGGGAGTTGCAGCAGGACGGCATTCCGGTGACGCTCATCACCGACAATATGGCGGGACACCTGATGCAGCGGGGCGAGATCGATCTCGTCATTGTTGGAGCCGACCGGATCGCTCGTAACGGCGACGTGGCGAATAAGATCGGAACCTACACCCTGGCCGTTCTGGCGCAAGCGCACGGGCTCCCGTTCTATGTCGCAGCCCCCCTGTCCACTCTGGATCTGTCGCTTCGCGACGGCGAGGCAATCCCGATCGAGGAGCGCGATCCCAAAGAGGTCACCGATTGGGCCGGTGTTCGGACCGCACCGGTGGGTGTGAGGGCGAGAAATCCCGTCTTCGACGTGACACCACACCGCTATATTACCGCCCTGATTACCGATCGGGGCATAGTCCGGTCCCCCTATGACTCAGGCTTATCCGCACTGACCGGGATCGGCCCTTCGGGCAGGGTATAG
- the coaBC gene encoding Coenzyme A biosynthesis bifunctional protein coaBC (DNA/pantothenate metabolism flavoprotein) [Includes: Phosphopantothenoylcysteine decarboxylase (CoaC) ; Phosphopantothenate--cysteine ligase (Phosphopantothenoylcysteine synthase) (CoaB)] (Evidence 2a : Function of homologous gene experimentally demonstrated in an other organism; PubMedId : 11278255; Product type e : enzyme) → MTLAGKKIVLGVTGSIAAYKAVELVRALTAAEANVRVVMTASAQRFVTPLTLATLSRQAVLTDQSAWEAQMPHLTVARKTDLLLVAPATAGRIAKFAHGLADDLLSTLFLACTRPVVLAPAMDAEMYRHPVVQDNLARLRSWGVRIVGPATGELASGVWGPGRLAEISEIVHTVDEILGRQRDLSNEVVLITAGPTHEPLDPVRYLTTRASGKMGYALAEEAVMRGARTILISGPSSLAPPHGAECIVVETALQMRTAVLDRLAESTVIIKAAAVSDYRPTHPAESKLTKCDAPMMLELAPNPDILREIGTQKGARIVVGFAAETGELVQRARHKLSTKHLDLIVANDVTQEGAGFACETNRVIILDPDGGVEELPLLPKRLVAQRILDRVVSLRQQKNRV, encoded by the coding sequence ATGACGCTGGCAGGCAAAAAGATTGTGCTGGGTGTGACCGGGAGCATCGCCGCCTATAAGGCTGTCGAGCTGGTGCGGGCGCTTACTGCGGCGGAGGCCAACGTCCGGGTCGTCATGACCGCCTCGGCCCAACGCTTTGTGACCCCCCTGACACTGGCCACGCTCTCCCGACAAGCGGTACTGACCGACCAATCGGCTTGGGAGGCTCAGATGCCTCACCTCACCGTAGCACGCAAAACCGATCTGCTCCTCGTCGCTCCGGCCACGGCCGGCCGGATCGCCAAATTTGCTCATGGGCTCGCCGACGATCTGCTGAGTACCCTCTTTCTGGCCTGCACGCGGCCGGTGGTCCTGGCACCAGCCATGGACGCGGAGATGTATCGCCACCCCGTCGTCCAGGACAACCTGGCGCGGCTACGGAGCTGGGGAGTTCGGATTGTCGGCCCTGCAACGGGGGAGTTAGCCTCGGGAGTATGGGGTCCAGGCCGGCTGGCCGAGATCAGCGAGATTGTGCACACCGTCGACGAGATACTCGGTCGGCAGCGCGATCTCAGCAACGAGGTGGTCCTGATTACTGCCGGCCCGACGCACGAGCCGCTCGATCCGGTCCGCTACCTGACTACCCGCGCTTCCGGCAAGATGGGGTATGCCTTAGCGGAAGAGGCGGTTATGCGAGGCGCACGCACAATTCTGATCAGTGGCCCGTCCTCCTTGGCGCCACCCCACGGCGCGGAGTGCATCGTGGTCGAGACCGCCCTGCAGATGCGCACGGCGGTGCTGGATCGGCTGGCTGAGTCGACGGTGATCATCAAGGCCGCCGCAGTCAGTGACTACCGCCCGACTCACCCGGCCGAGTCAAAGCTCACGAAATGCGATGCGCCCATGATGTTGGAGTTAGCACCAAATCCGGACATCCTGCGCGAGATCGGCACACAGAAGGGGGCGAGGATTGTGGTCGGTTTTGCGGCGGAAACCGGTGAACTTGTGCAACGGGCTCGCCACAAGCTGTCAACCAAGCACCTCGACCTGATCGTGGCGAACGACGTGACCCAAGAGGGCGCCGGTTTCGCCTGTGAGACCAATCGAGTGATCATCCTCGATCCGGATGGAGGGGTCGAAGAGCTTCCGCTGCTTCCCAAGCGGCTGGTGGCGCAACGGATCCTCGATCGCGTAGTGAGCCTGCGGCAACAGAAAAATAGGGTATAG
- the nirS gene encoding Nitrite reductase, cytochrome cd1 type (Evidence 2a : Function of homologous gene experimentally demonstrated in an other organism; Product type e : enzyme): protein MTTRTKLTVLTVALGMLWTVPVLAAEAPPALPPAPPLAPGELEAAKQIYFDRCAGCHGVLRKGATGPQLLPAKTRALTTPVLKAFIVNGTGGGMPDWGRQGILTDAESDLMARYIQHDPPTPPELSMADMKKSWNLIVPPDKRPTKPEHNRDWQNFFAVTLRDAGQVAIIDGDTKEIVNTVKTGFAVHISRSSFSGRYMYTIGRDGRATMIDLWMKVPDKIAEIKPCSDARSIDTSKYKGKLGDFTDKLAVIGCYWPPQIIVTDGNTLEPLKVISSRSMTYDTMEYHPEPRVASIVASHFKPEWVINIKETGLIWLVDYSDLKNLKMTQIQGEKFLHDGGWDSTKRYFMVAANMANKVVVIDVEKGKLEAIFESGIKPHPGRGANWIDPKFGPVNGTPHLGEGKIAVYGTDPAKHKESAWKKVRDLKTLGGGGLFIKTHPKSKNVWVDHALNGDPAIQKQVCVFEKANPEKDPKCWKVSDKGRAVHFEFNKAGDEVWISVWGKKDGKSEIVVYDDKTLQEKARIDDPRIITPTGKFNVYNTVKDIY from the coding sequence ATGACGACTAGAACAAAGTTGACGGTGTTAACTGTGGCGCTAGGCATGCTATGGACCGTTCCGGTTCTGGCTGCGGAGGCGCCGCCGGCGCTTCCACCGGCTCCACCGCTGGCCCCTGGCGAACTTGAGGCGGCCAAGCAGATCTATTTCGACCGGTGCGCGGGCTGTCACGGGGTCTTGAGAAAAGGTGCAACCGGTCCGCAGCTTCTGCCGGCAAAAACCCGCGCTTTGACTACACCGGTTTTGAAAGCGTTCATCGTGAATGGTACGGGAGGCGGGATGCCGGACTGGGGTCGGCAAGGCATTCTCACCGACGCCGAAAGCGACCTGATGGCCCGTTACATCCAGCATGACCCGCCCACACCTCCCGAGCTCTCTATGGCGGATATGAAGAAAAGCTGGAACCTGATCGTGCCGCCGGATAAGCGACCCACGAAGCCAGAACATAACCGTGACTGGCAGAACTTTTTCGCCGTGACCCTTCGTGACGCCGGTCAGGTGGCGATCATCGACGGCGATACCAAAGAGATCGTCAACACGGTCAAGACGGGGTTTGCGGTCCATATCTCGCGCAGTTCCTTTTCGGGACGCTACATGTATACTATCGGCCGTGATGGTCGGGCGACGATGATCGATCTGTGGATGAAGGTTCCGGATAAGATCGCGGAGATCAAACCGTGCAGCGATGCGCGCTCTATCGATACGAGTAAGTATAAAGGTAAGCTCGGTGACTTCACCGACAAGCTGGCCGTCATCGGTTGCTATTGGCCGCCGCAGATTATTGTGACGGACGGTAACACGCTGGAACCACTGAAGGTCATCAGCAGTCGGAGCATGACCTACGATACGATGGAGTATCACCCCGAGCCCCGGGTCGCCTCGATCGTGGCGTCGCACTTCAAGCCCGAGTGGGTCATTAACATTAAGGAGACCGGGCTGATCTGGCTTGTCGATTACTCGGATCTCAAGAACCTCAAGATGACCCAGATCCAAGGCGAGAAGTTTCTGCACGACGGCGGCTGGGACAGCACCAAACGCTACTTCATGGTGGCGGCTAACATGGCGAACAAGGTGGTCGTGATCGACGTCGAGAAGGGTAAGCTGGAGGCGATCTTCGAATCCGGAATCAAGCCTCATCCGGGACGTGGCGCCAACTGGATCGATCCGAAATTCGGTCCGGTGAATGGTACCCCGCATCTCGGCGAAGGCAAGATCGCCGTTTACGGTACCGATCCGGCCAAGCACAAGGAGTCTGCCTGGAAAAAGGTGAGGGATCTCAAGACGCTCGGAGGAGGCGGCCTGTTTATCAAGACGCACCCGAAGAGTAAAAATGTCTGGGTAGATCACGCCCTGAATGGCGATCCAGCCATTCAAAAGCAGGTCTGCGTTTTCGAGAAAGCGAATCCGGAGAAAGATCCGAAGTGCTGGAAGGTATCGGACAAAGGTCGCGCTGTGCATTTCGAGTTCAATAAGGCCGGGGATGAGGTGTGGATCAGCGTCTGGGGGAAGAAAGACGGCAAGAGCGAGATCGTCGTGTATGATGATAAGACACTGCAAGAGAAGGCCAGGATCGACGATCCGCGCATCATCACGCCGACAGGTAAGTTTAACGTCTACAACACTGTGAAGGATATTTATTAA
- a CDS encoding protein of unknown function (Evidence 5 : No homology to any previously reported sequences), whose amino-acid sequence MPPDHEGGFSRVLHVIDTIAKLATPVAVIIAAWVGARLANSFQQRMAETTLHSQRQIAGTTLLSEREKAESELRASMFNSLINPFVGSQGGEQISADREQLLVELLALNFHEHFELKPLFERVDQRLAREGKLEARSALRSIADRIIDRQTAALSKEGSSNSSTGDGARIDVLTITEPPRAPGQKAVFELLAANEQRPFQIVGTLKEPIEDLKSPDGAQKVTIVVDDADWANQKFKIQLLMVGTKSGLVNSNTAFTLSRFDFPLTDNTLFSDGNRIALAVSSIRVDGVLKSAALKLIWFPKNYFTPRERPLDYAEFLKLVGKKT is encoded by the coding sequence ATGCCACCCGATCATGAAGGGGGTTTCAGTCGCGTCCTGCACGTGATCGATACCATAGCCAAACTTGCCACGCCGGTAGCGGTGATTATCGCGGCATGGGTAGGCGCTCGCCTTGCGAACTCTTTCCAGCAAAGAATGGCGGAAACTACATTGCACAGTCAGCGACAGATTGCGGGCACTACCCTGCTCAGTGAGCGGGAAAAGGCCGAGAGCGAGCTGCGGGCCTCCATGTTTAACAGTCTCATCAATCCGTTCGTCGGATCCCAGGGTGGCGAGCAGATTTCTGCCGATCGGGAACAACTGTTGGTAGAGCTGCTGGCTCTCAACTTTCACGAACACTTTGAACTGAAGCCGTTATTCGAGCGCGTAGATCAGAGACTCGCCAGGGAAGGAAAGCTGGAGGCGCGTAGCGCGTTAAGGTCGATTGCCGATCGAATTATCGATCGGCAGACAGCCGCGCTGAGCAAGGAGGGGAGTAGTAACAGCTCAACAGGGGATGGGGCGAGGATTGACGTGTTGACCATTACCGAACCGCCGCGAGCCCCCGGCCAGAAGGCGGTGTTTGAGTTGCTTGCAGCCAACGAGCAACGACCGTTTCAGATTGTTGGAACATTGAAGGAACCGATCGAGGATCTGAAATCGCCCGATGGAGCCCAGAAAGTCACGATCGTCGTCGATGACGCCGATTGGGCAAACCAGAAGTTTAAGATCCAATTGCTTATGGTCGGCACCAAGTCCGGCTTGGTGAACTCCAATACGGCATTTACGCTCAGCAGGTTCGATTTTCCACTGACCGACAATACCCTCTTTTCAGATGGGAACCGCATCGCGTTGGCTGTCTCAAGCATTCGCGTTGATGGGGTGCTCAAGAGTGCGGCTCTCAAGTTGATCTGGTTCCCAAAAAATTATTTTACGCCGCGGGAGCGGCCGCTGGATTACGCCGAGTTTCTGAAACTGGTAGGAAAGAAAACATAG
- a CDS encoding exported protein of unknown function (Evidence 5 : No homology to any previously reported sequences), which yields MFKPGWYTWWYGGVMTCLATALFLFLSASADAGLVSGRVNDAKGTFQSGGSFRVKDSSGKVIKDSVKTDESKGYSLFLPPGIYTAEFSDGRSAVIQSHPEPIRQDIQLK from the coding sequence ATGTTCAAGCCTGGATGGTACACGTGGTGGTACGGCGGCGTCATGACCTGTCTTGCGACCGCCCTATTTCTCTTCCTGTCAGCTTCGGCTGACGCCGGTCTGGTTTCCGGACGCGTCAATGATGCAAAAGGGACATTTCAGTCCGGAGGAAGTTTCCGCGTAAAAGATTCATCCGGCAAGGTGATCAAAGATTCCGTGAAAACAGATGAGTCGAAAGGGTATAGTCTCTTCCTGCCTCCCGGTATCTACACGGCGGAGTTCAGCGATGGCAGAAGCGCAGTCATTCAGAGCCATCCGGAGCCGATACGGCAGGACATTCAGTTAAAGTGA
- a CDS encoding protein of unknown function (Evidence 5 : No homology to any previously reported sequences): MIEIAGPEIDELRELIGQTRAHVRRQQRLGVERLYVAWPERAEGLPEPSPTLTKVRETVGECTRCKLHKDRKHIVFGIGNPKAWLVFVGEAPGADEDEQGEPFVGRAGQLLTRIIEAMKLTREQVYICNIVKCRPPANRNPEPDEIAACEPFLVAQLQAIRPKLICALGTFAAQTLLRTREPISKLRGRFHDYHGILVLPTFHPAYLLRNPHEKKTVWEDMKLLMREYEQLGNTRPLASAPEFS, from the coding sequence ATGATTGAAATCGCCGGTCCCGAGATTGACGAGCTTCGCGAGCTGATCGGTCAGACACGCGCCCACGTTCGCAGGCAGCAACGCTTGGGTGTGGAACGTCTGTACGTCGCGTGGCCTGAACGCGCGGAGGGGCTTCCTGAACCATCCCCGACGCTTACCAAGGTGCGGGAGACGGTGGGGGAGTGCACGCGGTGCAAGCTGCACAAGGATCGGAAGCATATCGTGTTCGGGATCGGGAACCCGAAGGCCTGGCTGGTCTTCGTTGGGGAGGCGCCAGGGGCGGATGAAGACGAACAGGGCGAGCCGTTCGTCGGACGAGCCGGACAGTTGCTGACCAGGATCATCGAGGCGATGAAGCTGACCCGCGAACAGGTGTATATCTGTAACATCGTGAAGTGCCGGCCCCCGGCCAATCGCAACCCGGAACCGGATGAGATCGCCGCCTGCGAGCCGTTCCTGGTCGCACAGCTTCAGGCTATCCGGCCGAAATTGATCTGCGCGCTGGGCACCTTTGCGGCCCAGACGCTCCTGCGCACCAGGGAGCCGATCTCGAAACTACGTGGGCGATTTCACGACTATCATGGGATCCTGGTCCTGCCCACCTTCCATCCCGCCTATCTGCTGCGTAACCCGCACGAAAAGAAGACGGTCTGGGAGGACATGAAACTTCTGATGCGGGAGTACGAGCAACTCGGTAACACGCGGCCTCTCGCCTCAGCGCCAGAATTCTCTTGA
- a CDS encoding Putative heme D1 biosynthesis protein (nirJ) involved in nitrite reductase biosynthesis (Evidence 3 : Function proposed based on presence of conserved amino acid motif, structural feature or limited homology; Product type pf : putative factor): MLRITELLCGPAQGAQTPPTQKDGWSLPPSVERPVVIWNLTRRCNLHCLHCYSQSQDRAYADELTTDEGKRLIADLTGYKIPMLILSGGDPLFREDLYTLAEHAQDLGLRCALSTNGTLIDAAAARRLRRLGITYVGVSLDGIGPVHDRFRGMDGSFALALQGLRHARDEGMKVGIRTALCRRTLHDLPAMCDLAEQENVDRLYFAHLVYSGRGAGLVHDDLSPEERRGAIDYLIQRSVDMHRRGSKIEVTTGNNDADGVYLYLKIRGSAPAKAQSVFRLLQRRGGNSSGVSLGCIDSLGHVYADPFWRHYTLGNVRERSFAAIWEDTTDPIMRVLKDRRHALKGRCAQCPYLDLCGGNSRVRAEATTGDLWASDPSCYLSDEELGISSTNGKEDSRASTHISVRG, from the coding sequence ATGCTGAGGATTACAGAACTGTTGTGCGGGCCCGCTCAAGGCGCTCAGACGCCTCCAACGCAGAAGGATGGATGGTCTCTGCCGCCTTCCGTGGAAAGGCCGGTGGTTATCTGGAATCTGACGCGGCGCTGTAACCTCCATTGTCTGCACTGCTACAGCCAATCGCAGGACCGCGCCTATGCCGATGAGTTGACGACCGACGAAGGGAAGCGGCTGATCGCGGATCTCACCGGCTATAAGATCCCGATGCTCATTCTGTCCGGTGGTGATCCGTTGTTTCGAGAGGATCTCTACACGCTCGCCGAGCATGCGCAAGATCTTGGATTGCGTTGTGCGTTGTCTACGAACGGGACGTTGATCGACGCGGCAGCCGCAAGGCGGCTGAGGCGCCTCGGCATCACGTATGTCGGCGTGAGCCTGGATGGTATCGGCCCGGTCCATGATCGTTTTCGGGGAATGGATGGCTCGTTTGCGCTGGCGCTGCAAGGGCTGCGGCACGCTCGCGATGAAGGGATGAAGGTCGGCATACGGACTGCACTGTGCCGTCGGACCCTGCACGATCTGCCCGCGATGTGTGACCTGGCGGAGCAGGAGAACGTAGATCGCCTGTACTTCGCCCACCTGGTCTATTCAGGCCGAGGTGCGGGGCTGGTCCATGACGATCTGTCGCCTGAGGAACGGCGCGGCGCGATCGATTATCTCATCCAGAGGAGTGTCGATATGCATCGCCGCGGATCCAAGATCGAGGTCACCACCGGTAATAACGATGCCGACGGTGTCTACCTCTACTTGAAGATACGAGGGTCTGCCCCTGCGAAGGCGCAATCGGTCTTTCGGCTCCTGCAGCGCCGAGGGGGAAACAGCTCCGGCGTCTCTCTGGGCTGTATCGACAGCCTCGGACACGTCTATGCCGATCCGTTTTGGAGACATTACACCCTCGGCAATGTTCGAGAGCGGAGTTTTGCGGCGATCTGGGAAGATACCACTGATCCGATCATGCGCGTCCTGAAAGATCGCCGACACGCGCTCAAGGGCCGCTGTGCCCAATGCCCGTATCTCGATCTGTGCGGCGGCAACTCGAGAGTCAGGGCGGAGGCGACAACCGGGGATCTGTGGGCGTCCGACCCTAGCTGTTACCTGAGCGACGAGGAGTTAGGGATCTCATCGACGAATGGAAAGGAAGACAGTCGTGCGAGTACGCATATTTCGGTTCGCGGTTAA